Proteins co-encoded in one Pseudopipra pipra isolate bDixPip1 chromosome 12, bDixPip1.hap1, whole genome shotgun sequence genomic window:
- the MCEE gene encoding methylmalonyl-CoA epimerase, mitochondrial isoform X5 gives MAAVLRRGAAGLLTRLQTSAPTVRILSSSKSFSQNIPSCLWKLGQLNHVAIAVPDLEKAQSLYRDVLGAQVSKTVALPEHGVYTVFVELGNAKLELLHPLGEKSPIASFLQKNKTGGMHHICIEVDDIKAAMTELKKKQIRILSEEPKIGAHGKPVIFLHPKDCHGVLVELEQA, from the exons GGCTTCTTACCAGATTGCAGACATCAGCTCCCACAGTAAGAATTCTGTCATCATCAAAGTCCTTTTCACAGAACATTCCAAGCTGTTTGTGGAAACTGGGCCAACTTAACCATGTGGCCATTGCAGTGCCTGATCTGGAGAAGGCTCAGTCCTTGTACAGAGATGTGTTGGGAGCCCAGGTGAGCAAGACTGTTGCTCTTCCTGAACATGGTGTGTACACTGTTTTTGTGGAGCTGGGAAATGCCAAGTTGGAACTTCTACATCCTTTAGGAGAGAAAAGTCCCATTGCAAGTTTTCTGCAAAAAAACAAGACTGGAGGAATGCATCATATCTGCATTGAG gTTGATGACATAAAAGCGGCTATGacagaactgaagaaaaaacagataCGAATATTGAGTGAAGAGCCAAAAATAGGTGCACATGGCAAACCTGTGATTTTTCTTCACCCTAAAGATTGCCATGGAGTCCTTGTGGAACTTGAGCAAGCTTGA